A region of the Polaribacter sp. L3A8 genome:
GAAGTGCTAAAGCTATTTCTTTGTTTAAATTATAATCACTTAAATTTAATACAGGGTTAGGAAAACTCACACTTACAATTCCGTTTTCTTTTTCTGTAATAACTAATTTAATAGGAATTTCATTTATTGCTAAAATATCCTGATTGGTGATTTTTTCAATATATTTTGGATGGAAAAATAATATTTGCTTAAGAGGTTTAATCTTTATGTCAAAATTAGCTACAATTTGCTGAGTGTCTATTTCATGAAGTACTAAAAATCCATTTAATACAATATTAGCTCTTATCGCATTATATAATTCATCAAACGGTATTTTAAACTCTTTTTCAATAATTGCAGACTTCATAGTTCTCTTAGATTGTTAATTTTAATAAAGCAATTTTTAGGCACATAGTTTGTCTCAGTTATTTTTTTTTATAAAATTGTCTAATCTGTTGTTGGTCGTTTGCTGAATTTTATTTCTCAAAAACGAGGTCCATCCCAATAAATAACCAGGAAGTCCCATTGCTTGCTTTGTCCAAGACCATAAATCAAAAGTGTCAAAATGTTGTATAATTTTACCATCCTTAAATTTAAAATCCGCAGAAACACTATTAACCACTTTTCTTTTCTTGTCTCCATAAAGATATTCTGCTACCCAATTTGCTTTTCCGCTTTCT
Encoded here:
- a CDS encoding DUF302 domain-containing protein — its product is MKSAIIEKEFKIPFDELYNAIRANIVLNGFLVLHEIDTQQIVANFDIKIKPLKQILFFHPKYIEKITNQDILAINEIPIKLVITEKENGIVSVSFPNPVLNLSDYNLNKEIALALLKRVTTILEF
- a CDS encoding nuclear transport factor 2 family protein, with protein sequence MDNKEVIKKFYTSFSNGNITGMLDCYHKDIVFKDPVFGRLEGDKAFKMWEMLLSQKKQDTIINFSNIEATAESGKANWVAEYLYGDKKRKVVNSVSADFKFKDGKIIQHFDTFDLWSWTKQAMGLPGYLLGWTSFLRNKIQQTTNNRLDNFIKKNN